AACTGATCAAGAAAAGAGAGCTTCTGATGAAGCTCGTTCGGGTCGAGTATGCTTTCGACAGGTCGCAGGCTCTATTCTATTTCACCGCGGAAACTAGGGTCGATTTTCGAGAGCTTGTTCGCGACCTCGCACATCAGTTTCGGACAAGGATAGAGCTCAAACAGGTCGGCGTCCGGGACGAGGCGAAGATACTCGGGGGCATAGGCTATTGCGGTCGGGAGCTTTGTTGCAAGGCGTTTCTCCATAACTTTCAGCCGGTCTCCAAAAAAATGGCGCGAGACCAGAATCTGACGCTCAACCCCTCCAAGATATCTGGAGTATGCGGCCGACTGCTCTGCTGCCTGGTCTATGAGGAATCCATGTACGAAGAGCTGAGTCGCGGGATACCGAAGGAAGGTGCGGCCGTTGAGACGCCTTCTGGCCCCGGGAAGGTCAAGACCGTCAACCCTCTTAAGCAAACGGTCGATGTTCAGCTCGCCTCGGGAGTGACTAAATGCTTTGAGGTCGCCGATGTCAAGTTGGTGAAAGCGAATGGCGCGCCAGAATCCGTGATAGAGCCTGATAATAGCGGAGGCAATGATGGGACCTCTGGTCCCGATTTCGACGGAAAATAGCTTCTGCCAAGACAGCTATTAGCCTTCGCAGGTTTGAGGCTGTCCAATAAGTGCATCTGCATGGCAGAATCCTTGTGTTTAAGGATGCCTGGCCCTGGATGTAGGGGCGGTTCACGAACCGCCCGACGCCAGCGCCACAACA
The bacterium genome window above contains:
- a CDS encoding stage 0 sporulation family protein; the protein is MQVIAVTVRLRQMGSFEQCACRHLWLDPGNLCIVGSKGRERFGRVVSGPKMTDPEKLSSDQWEVLRLAKEDDFKKVLENEKMERDAFEACRQLIKKRELLMKLVRVEYAFDRSQALFYFTAETRVDFRELVRDLAHQFRTRIELKQVGVRDEAKILGGIGYCGRELCCKAFLHNFQPVSKKMARDQNLTLNPSKISGVCGRLLCCLVYEESMYEELSRGIPKEGAAVETPSGPGKVKTVNPLKQTVDVQLASGVTKCFEVADVKLVKANGAPESVIEPDNSGGNDGTSGPDFDGK